TCTGTCTCGATATTATCTTTTAATATTAGATTAAAACTTTCCCCTTCTGACTTAGGATGTTTAAAATCTTTCAATTTATACTCTTTTGAAACTATAGGAATATTTTGTACTATATTACTGTTCATAGAGCACCTCCACGGTGCTTATAGAAAATAACGTGCCAACAATACGGATTTATTTATATATATATATATATATCAGTTCTTTACAGTTTAGTTACGCAAGAAGGGAATATATTTCCTTTGCAGCAATTTCAGAAGGGTTTAGGTTTAGGAAATAATTACTTAGCCTTTTCAAGTCATCTTTTACGGTTGTCATATTTCCCATCATTTGATAGGTATGGTGCAATATATTATCGCTATTCATTTCTCCCTGAATCAACTCAGGGATAATTTGTTTATTAGCAATAATATTTGGCAAGCCAATAAATTTTGCTTTTATTAAAATTCTTCCTAAAAATTCCGTAATTTTACCCACTTTATACAACAAAATCATAGGTGTTTGCAATATTGCAGCTTCAAGTGTTGCTGTCCCTGAGCATATCCATAAAAGATCGGAATATTTCATCACATCATAATTTGCATCTTCTAAAACTTTAATTGATGTACTTTCCGTATACTGTTCAATTAAGCTTTTATCTACATTAGAGGCTTTTGCTAAAACGAAATTATATCTGTCTTTCAAGTTTTTATATGCCTTTATAATTTCAGGCATCAAATTATCTATCTCTTTTCTCCTACTGCCGGGTAGAATGCCAATTGTCAATTTATTATCTAAACCGAATGATTTTCTAAACTCATCTTTAGAGCTGTATTTAATCTTGATGTTGTCAATAATCGGATTACCAACATATTTTGCATTTATCCTCTCTGATTTAAAAAGCTCTTCTTCAAAAGGCAAAATACAGAGCACAAGATCAACATACTCCCTTATTTTATTAATTCTCGAATAGTGCCATGCCCAAACCTGTGGGGCTATATAATAAACAACCTTAAACCCAAGCTTTTTAGCTATCTTAG
This genomic interval from Deferrivibrio essentukiensis contains the following:
- the lpxB gene encoding lipid-A-disaccharide synthase — protein: MKIFLIAGEESADIHGSNMIRHLKKMADFSLYGTGGTRLKSLGQEQYFDINQMTIIGLDEIVKKSSLIFNMFKTLKAKLVEVNPDLVVLIDYPGFNLRFAKIAKKLGFKVVYYIAPQVWAWHYSRINKIREYVDLVLCILPFEEELFKSERINAKYVGNPIIDNIKIKYSSKDEFRKSFGLDNKLTIGILPGSRRKEIDNLMPEIIKAYKNLKDRYNFVLAKASNVDKSLIEQYTESTSIKVLEDANYDVMKYSDLLWICSGTATLEAAILQTPMILLYKVGKITEFLGRILIKAKFIGLPNIIANKQIIPELIQGEMNSDNILHHTYQMMGNMTTVKDDLKRLSNYFLNLNPSEIAAKEIYSLLA